The following nucleotide sequence is from Corylus avellana chromosome ca7, CavTom2PMs-1.0.
TCGTGCTCAGATTTGTCGTTATTATTGTTGGATTTTACGTTTTGTGTATTTGTTTGCAGATGTGTTGAAGGAGTTTGCTGCGAAGAAGTGCGTGAAACTGGGGAAGTTGCTTGAGAAAggagggcttgggtttggggtTGGCGTTGGCGTTGAGACGAGAAGGAAGGACTCGGGTCGTTGTTCGAACACGAATCCGAAACCGAAATTCGAGAACTCCGGTTCAGTCAAGGTGAACATCTTTTTTAACGTGAAAACCCTTCATTGATTTGCTGTTTAATTACTGAAACTTGTTAGAATAATCTCGCCATTGTAGGATGTGATTTTTTgggaatcttttttttttcaacaaataatAAGGGCCTCTTTTATTTAGTGCTCAAGAATCGGTAAGAGAAAAAGCATGAGAGTATAGAACATACGGGTGATTTTCTTATGGATTCCTTATTTTTAAATCTTATCTCTGAGTTTGGAATAATCTGGACTTAATTTGTCTAGATTACAGGTTTCAAGGCACGTCTTTTAGCTATGGTAAACACGTTTTATTTTGTCGTAAGTTTTCTTCGggtaaaaaatttgtaagaaataatACTATAGTTATATTGAGGGTGCTCAAATGTTTTTTTagctaaaccctaaaatattaaactggaaaaaggaaaaaaaaaaaaaaaaaaaaaaaccttgataATTATTTATACATGTACGAAGATGCTTGCCACGTGTCTCTATTATAAATGTCTGAATTTAAGTGGTTGGTTGCCTTTATTTTGTGATGACTTGAACGTAGAAGTCAGGGAATATGATCATGGTAGTTTGAAGCTAGAGCTAGCAGAATTTTGTAATTTATCTATGATTTATTAATAAACTAACGGGGGAAATATAATGTCTcatacttctttcttttttttttctttttttttttttttttttaatttctcataCTTTAAACCATGCATGTTTGTGGATGTTCACTTTAGCACCTTTTGCCTAAAGGATCACTCTCGCTCTcgctctcactctcactctcactctccaCCATTTACTTGTCTCTTATAAGGAGCAAcgacaaagaaagaaaaaggcacTTCAAGAAATAACGCAAAAGGCTCTTCCACTTACTGACCTGTTTGTTCTTCTGCCTCTAAACGAatcatcccttttttttttttttgcttttttctttttttgggcctGTACGTGGGCCATCGAaccaaaaagtatatatattaaaaaatacatttcaattcaatattttttttagcattttaaaatatttttagttagtCAACCCTTTCAaaattatccttttattttatttttctttaaaatgtttcatatttttctttccccGGACCGGACATCCACAACTACTTATCtctctataaatatatatatatagtcagcATCAACTCGGTCGGAACCACCAGGCCAATTCATGACtttgtttgataatatttttttttttcttttaagaaaataataacatcAACAAAAGCACATACTTTTGTTGTTGGttgtattattaattattcCTGGAGTGAATTGTCACTGTTtggctctctctctttttcagGTGGAGCAGGAGGTTCACCGGCAGGGAAACAACGGGGGCAGCAGTATGAGAGGTGGTGTGGGCAGGCACCATGGTGGTGGGGGCCAATGGAGGCCAGCCTTGCAGAGCATTGCAGAGGTTGGAACTTGAAATCACCAGCAGTCGCTACCCAACGATGCTCTCTCACTTTCATATATCGTCTCACTCTCTCTACTCTCTCCCCACCAATAAAACCGCAACCaatcctttctcttttttcaatacctttatatatatatatatattctctctttATAATTTTGGACACATGTTGCCTGTAGACCTTTCTTGCTAGGGTTTGTGTTAGATGCACGTAGCTCAATTTGGATACTTGTTCAAACTCTGAAATTAGAGTACCCACCACTCTTCTTAATTGTAATTAGCCGCCGGCTATCTATtgattcttacttttttcaatGGGTTGATGGGTTGGATTCATGATGAGTGGGATCACAACTCATAATTAAGTACACCATTATATTTGTTAGCCAACCTTAATTCTAACAAATAAACTTCATTCACATAAATAAACACATaggataaaagaaaataaaagtacaaTATTCTAATAAATACCATGATAAAGAGCATCAACATGAATTATTAAAGTGAAATTATCCGCTGATTAAAATAGTGGGGGTTTAGCATACTGAGATCTGTAGGCTAAGAAAGAGTGTCCTTTAAGTTGGCATTAAAGACATGGTTCAAAGACTTGGTATTTACTCTACCTGATAAAAGAGGAAGGGAAGGAAATGTCTTTGTCTGCTGCAGGAGATCTTGCAGCTCTCAATTATGGTATTCAACTAGATCTATGATATTAGCCGACACCGTCTCTTAGCTGTACACCCCATGAGGTCATGCATCCATGAATGCATGCATGAACTCGATCGTGGGTGCTTTCATGGAGGTGGGTTCTCATGATTTATGACTCATGATCATATTAATGTTATTAGTCACCACACCGTCCAATAACTACAAGGATCCtttccatttaatttaaaatagatactgtctgaatttaaaattaatacaTTTAACTGTAATGTCAcattacttcaatttttttaaaaaattgccaatatTTCTGATTccatgtttttactttttatcttttagaTCTTCTACTTGTCATGATTTATTACTATGTAACCTATGACTGAATGGGTTACTTACGAGTCGTGTGCCTACGGAGAGTTTGCATTTTGCAGGGTGGCCGGCGTTGATCAGTCGAAAtggctttgttttgtttagttaattaaattattttgcaGGATAACCAATATTTTTTGTCACGTCaaaccctttattttttattttttattttttgttggttatgGATTCATAGGCatgaaaaaataatcaaaaccacaaagcactcttcaaattttcttttttttttaaaaaaaaaattacttccaCCTTTACATctcattaaaaatatattttttaaatacaaaataaaaatgcctCTTAAAAGCCACGAACAAGCACAATAGTGCTACCACCACTAgacttccttcttttttctgaatttttttttttacgacgTCTCTATCCCCCAATTGAAATATTTGTCAAATACTATAATCACTGTCTCTCTTACTCCCACCCCACCTTTAATCATGCGACCAAGAGATTTTTGTTCCATGTTTTGTCTTTGTCTTAACCATACCACGTTGGCAATGAAGCTGCTTTTCCCCTTGCCAGAAAGAAAGCGTGCGTCTCAGGTCGcgtcttttcttttattccttgCAAAAAGATATAGAGGGCTAGAAAGTTTTTAGCACAAATTAAATATCAATATCAGATATAAATGctttgtttattaatatattttgggattttcttttgttattttgaaaaaaaaatgttatggcGTGACGTAAAAGTAcgaattatttttgtgtttttatttatttattttttttgtgtttgtgtcgttttttaatacttttattttaataaaaaaaatatataaaaacaaaaaaatttaacaaacaaagccaaagCTTATAAACAAAATGGAAATGTCCCAAAGAAGTAGGTCAATCGGTtgagaccacgcctaatgaagcggatgtcacaaGTTTAAATttctctccccctcttgtgtagacaagtcaaaaataataataataataataaacaaaatggAAATAATATCTTCTTAATTTCATGGCTCAAATTAAGtcatttgaaatttttcatGACAATAAATTTGCCATACGTATAAACGTCCTTTTACTACATTATTGGTCATTGGGCATTGGGCACCGTTAGTTGAAAAGTAACACTAACAAGTAAGAAACTTATATGTGTATTACAATCTAGGGTAAACTATActtaccctttatttttatattcaaattgtgcaaataaataaataaatttacactCAAATTGCAATGTGGtttcaaacttttaaaagttgCAATTAGCACTCCGAACTACATTGTCCTTTCACTTAGCCTCATTCCGTTAAAATTATCTATTCAATCCAACGGTAAATAGATAAAAGGTCAATTATACCCTTATCACTTTTGAATATACAATTATgccattagattaaaaaaaaaaaagttattgtgTTAAGGAGACCCACGGCCtctcgagttttttttttattaataaaatgtAAGGAAATTATTGTCATTCACTAGATTTaatgttggaagtcccacattacctgggtattaaggagattgaccattttataagtgtgaggggaaacctcaactcttgagctagcttttgggttgagttaggctcaagacccatttctaacatggtatcagagcctagcccAATTGgttgtggcccaccgtcacccattcgcacgtgttggcttggatgtcctcctgccacacgtgagggggcgtattggaagtcccacattgtctgagtattaaggagatgagccatttataagggtgagaGAAAACTTCAAatcttgagttagcttttgggttgagttaggcccaagaccaaTTTCTAACATTTAATATAAAATCCTATGTAATGGCTAAATGAAAGGGTTTAGCATTTTCTGTGATCATTGCAGCCGTTTGGTAACCATTTATTCTCATTTCTCTTAAAGGGTTTAGCTTTTTCAGttttaaaaagctaaaaaagcTTGCGCTGATATATATTTGGGCCTGGATTGAAGTCGGTGAGGCCCAATTAAAACTGTAGCGCCTCTGCTGGATGCAAAATAGCAGAGTTGCCCTCCCAACGTGGCCGTATTTTCTTTCAATGCGCGCCAATTTCTCTGGGAATTCAGAAATCATGGGTTCGGCAAACCCGGTTCGGATCCTCGCCCTTATTCTCTGGCTTCTCTTCCTCGCGATTCCAGGTCGGGTCTCCGTTGGCCCCGCCACTGACCGCTCTTTGGGTAGTTTCTCTTCCACTACGCTTTGAATTTGGCTGTGCCTCTCGGGCATTTCCAAAATCTAGGGTTTTAAAGTTTGTAAAGTATTCAGTAGTAGAAATTGGACATAGCTTCGGAGAAAGTTAGAAGAAACAGACCGTGAAAGTTTCTAAATTTCTGACAGGATGTAAAATACTTGATTGTAGTTTCTTGGTGAAAAATATGAAAGCAAAATACGAGTTTTCTGTTTTCCttggccttttttctttttcttctttttttttttattatttacggAGAGTTGGTTAGCAACACGTACTTATCTCGCCTTCAGTGGGTAAAATTGTtccttgatatttttcttcttttttatctgCAAATTCTGGTTTTCTTATCTAGTTAGCGAGAGATTAACATGCTgagaaaaatcatttattttttgtttcattatttCATGGCATTTGATGGAGTTAATTGTTCAATTTTGATTCATATGTGATGCAAGTTATACCAGCTTAGATGTTATGTTCTCTGTTCATTGTACTTTGGCATTTGGATTTTATGCCTGCTGTTTCGTTTCTCAGAAGGAATGAGGGAATGGAatagaaatttcttttttagGCTCATGGAGGGAGGTTGTTTTAGAGTATTCTCCTttcgttttctctctttttgttttgttgttgttttggcTATTAACATGAACCTTTGTGGGAGTGAAAATTATATTAGGAGCGTTTGGTGGTGGAAATGTGTTTTATGCATTTGAATATTTGGATAGATAGTGATACTCtgcttttatctttttggtttCACAGTTGTTGGTGAATCTACTAGGCTGCAGCTATCAAGCGGTCTGCCAGTGAAAAACTCTCCAGGTTCGAAGCCTGGCACTTCAGTGGTCTGTGAAAGAGTTCGTATCAGTGGATTGTCAAggcttcaaaatttgaaaaaaattgccCACTCAGCAAAGGTGAATGTATCACAAAAAGATCCAAGCATTCGTATACCGAATCCTGAGATTTGTTTCCATAGGTGAGTCATCCTATCATGTGGTTTTCACACCAGACATCTCATATCTAGAGACTGATTTGACTGTCTGGGACAAATAGTTTAATGTTTTATAATTCAATTCTCTTGATGTTACAAATCCTCAGAAGTGATGATGTGTTTGCtgttgctttggagaagtttgcATGCATGCAGCAATTTTGTGTTTGTTCAAGATAAAGCGTTCCGCTATACAGTCTATATCTATCATTGAAAATTGTGGGAAGTATGTGTGCGGACGTGTGTTCAGTCTCAAATATCAGCATTTTTGCATTTGGTTAGATAAACTTAATTTGTtgattgatatattgaattaaGGACATGATGCAGAACAAAGTTATTTTTATGAGGTCCCCATTCTTCTTAATTCTCGACTAAGAAATAAGTAAAGGTTTTCTTTTATGTATTCATAAGTGGTTGGAGATAAtagtcgtgtcaaaaattgattgaagCATATGGTACCAAGCTAAAgaatttgtttattaaataagAGTAGTCTGTTTCCTTTGCAGTAATACATCTCTAAGGACAGGGATGTGCCCTCTAGGCCAGTGGGAGAAAGTTACCAAGGGTTCTTGGGTTCGGTCCATGTCACCTTTTGACAACAGGATCTTAGACTTAAGGACTACTGGTTCATCCTTAGAAAACTTTATGGTGTCCATTGAAGAAGGtacttttttagtttatattttgatGGATTTCCCTCCTACCATATTTTTGACACTAGTAACCGGTTCAATGActgttattttgttttgcagAATTTTTCTTATATCGCGTAATATGTTTAATCCTGGGCATAGTTTTGATGAGCGTCGCTTCCTTTCTAAGCAAGTCATTAGTGTTTTATTATGGAAGTGCAATCTTAATCGGAGTCATCCTTGTAATATTGATGATACTTTTTCAGgtaatatagtttttatttcctttactATTAATAATTGGattccatttacaatttttaagcTGCAAGTATAATCTGgattttttgttgaaatttatTGGACTTGCAAATAAGTATTTAATTTGTGTTAACTAATCAGTTATACCCTAACTTTTGCATATTTTTGGGTAAGTGGTTTGcaaacaaaaattgaattttttttctgtGGTGGCTACATCTAAAAGTGAGAATTTTGCCTAACACCACTTCAGACTACTACTCATTAGTCCgaagaaattatttttgttgctTAGGCATCTTTTTCTGATATTGTAATATGGCAATATTCTTTTTGGTTATTGACAGGGGATGAAGCTTCTGCCGACTGGTCGAAAGAACTCACTCGCAATTTTTATATACGCATCTGCTGTAGGTATCAAACTTAAGTCAACTCACTTTTGACTCCCCTAATTTAGATGAAAGAGATTATTCAAATACAATCGTTTTTGTCAGGTTGGGTTGGGATCTTTTTTCCTCCGCTACTTACCTGGATTGTGCCGTGCGATACTTACGGAGATTGGAATCAATGAAGACTTGTACTATCCTGTATGTATGTAAATCTGCTGTGAAGAGAGAATCGTGGTCTTTCATCTAGATCTTTCTATCTGCatgttattcttttgtttgctGGGAAGATGTTGTTTTAACAGTACATGTGAAAAAGTAATTAGTGAACAACAACGCATTGGCTTCTTTTGGCTTCTTTTGGCTTCTTTTGGCTTCTTTGCATTTCTGGTATATAGGAGTTACTTCTTTGCCGAcacctttgaattttttttttttaaaaaaatctgctAGAGTATTTATCTGTTTTACTTAGACACATATATTGTTGGTAGAGCTTTATTGTGTTGGCTTTGGCTTCGGTGGTAAAGAAGTGGGTGTGAATGAGATAAATCTTATCAATCCAAATGAAATGAGTAATGGTTTAGCTTTCTTCGCAAGTTAAAATACAAACACAAGTCATGTGCACTATCCAGTTTCAGTTGAGAGACAGGCAAAACCTCTGTTAGTGGTTTAGGGCAATTTTTCATTTGGAATATGCTAGTAAACAACTATCTCTAAGGGggtaaaattatatatatcccTGTTCAAAATGGGATGCCTCCTTGAAGTTGTTACATAGAAATTTCCCTAATACCCACAAGATTTTGTGTTGAAAGtgttacacataataaaatttaaaggtCTCTTCCTTTTTGGATCTCGTCCTTTGTTCTTAGTTTGCAATGGCCATCTCTTCAATTTATTGATCTCTACTTGttaaacagaagaaaaaaaaagtcctaTTTGGGAGTGTATGTAATATTGGGTGTGGAAACTAAAATTTGAATTCTTGATTCACATGAATCCATAAAAGTACACCAATATTCTTTGGGTTGATCATTTGGTGTCATtgtttatgtcattttatttaGATTTCTGTTTTGTGTATTAGAATTTCCAATCTGTTGCACTTTGCTTTTATGCTAAGCTGACATTTGCTGTTATAGTGACAGCttaatataaattagaaaataaagcCCTGCTCTTTAGATTCATGTAGTTATGATTAAATATGCAAGGACTGTGGGCAGTCACTGATGATAATACTTGGTAATTAAGAAGTTGAAATGTTTCTCAAAACTTTGAATTGCAGTTGGCAATATTTCTGCTGGCTTTTGTTGCTCTTACTGGGGCATGGATGGGCTTCTGGGTAGTCCGCAAGCTCGTCCTGACAGAAGAGGGATCAGTTGATATAAGCACATCTCACTTTGTTGCATGGTCCATCCGTCTTTTGGCTGCTGTTATGATTCTTCAGGTTTATTTTCATTGATCTCAGAAATATCAATTCTTTATCTCCAccgatattttttctttttattttttgggaaaactatTATCCAATTTACTACACATGAGCTGTCTTATTTTCTGAACGCCCAGAACATCTTTGACAAGTGTGTTGCTTCCAGAGTTCTGCAGATCCTCTTCTGGCAGCAGAAGCTTTAATATCTGGAATACTGGTCTCGTCTCTATTGAGGAGAATCTGTAGATTGAGATTCCTTCGTCACCTGTACAAGTATGATTTTACAATTCCGGAGCTTAACGATTACCTCCCATCATCAGGATTTCAGGATCTGCTTCCATTTCATCCATTAAGGTCTTCAACACCAACATGTTTAATAGGTGTCTCCAAATTTTGATAATGCGGAAAATGCAATTACAAACAATTTACTGATTTTGGGGAGGGGATAAACATTCTCAGTTTCTACTTTCTAGTAATCTGAAGATGCTTTGTTAACTTGGCCTGGAAGAAAAAATGCAACATATTTGCATATTTTTTTGAACCTATTTAGCTGTAATATTTCTGCAATGTCATCatgcatatttctttttatttgtgcTGTGTTCTTTGGTTTGTAATGCATTACATTTCTGGAATACTTCTACAGGAATATGCTAAAATCTCCAAAAAAGAAACGCAAAAGGTCTCGGATGCCTGATTCTTCACCTTTTGGAGATTCACATGATGAAATTATATACAAGGTTCAGAGTGATGATGACTCCAAGTTCTTTACGCCTGGAACCAAAAATTTCACCTTGGCTCCATGCAATTCTGCTGATCGAGGTTTGATTGATCTCATGTATTCTTAATTTGACTAATCTGACTAATGAAAAGGAAATATTAGACGTCTTTACACATTCTATCCTTCAGGTTTTACCAGGACAGCACCTCGTCAGCTGTCAGATTCAGGGTCATACCCTTCTACGTTCCATGCTACACCTGAAAGGAGAAAATTTTCGAAGTCCGAGTGGGAAACGTTCACAAGAGACTCCACGGAGAAAGCCTTGGAAGAACTTGTTTCTTCACCAGATTTCAGCAAATGGGTTGTTGGTAATGCAGAAAGAATCACTGTCAAT
It contains:
- the LOC132188664 gene encoding uncharacterized protein LOC132188664 isoform X1, with the translated sequence MRANFSGNSEIMGSANPVRILALILWLLFLAIPGRVSVGPATDRSLVVGESTRLQLSSGLPVKNSPGSKPGTSVVCERVRISGLSRLQNLKKIAHSAKVNVSQKDPSIRIPNPEICFHSNTSLRTGMCPLGQWEKVTKGSWVRSMSPFDNRILDLRTTGSSLENFMVSIEEEFFLYRVICLILGIVLMSVASFLSKSLVFYYGSAILIGVILVILMILFQGMKLLPTGRKNSLAIFIYASAVGLGSFFLRYLPGLCRAILTEIGINEDLYYPLAIFLLAFVALTGAWMGFWVVRKLVLTEEGSVDISTSHFVAWSIRLLAAVMILQSSADPLLAAEALISGILVSSLLRRICRLRFLRHLYKYDFTIPELNDYLPSSGFQDLLPFHPLRNMLKSPKKKRKRSRMPDSSPFGDSHDEIIYKVQSDDDSKFFTPGTKNFTLAPCNSADRGFTRTAPRQLSDSGSYPSTFHATPERRKFSKSEWETFTRDSTEKALEELVSSPDFSKWVVGNAERITVNPSKGRADQRRKWLFWS
- the LOC132188664 gene encoding uncharacterized protein LOC132188664 isoform X2, whose product is MRANFSGNSEIMGSANPVRILALILWLLFLAIPGRVSVGPATDRSLVVGESTRLQLSSGLPVKNSPGSKPGTSVVCERVRISGLSRLQNLKKIAHSAKVNVSQKDPSIRIPNPEICFHSNTSLRTGMCPLGQWEKVTKGSWVRSMSPFDNRILDLRTTGSSLENFMVSIEEEFFLYRVICLILGIVLMSVASFLSKSLVFYYGSAILIGVILVILMILFQGMKLLPTGRKNSLAIFIYASAVGLGSFFLRYLPGLCRAILTEIGINEDLYYPLAIFLLAFVALTGAWMGFWVVRKLVLTEEGSVDISTSHFVAWSIRLLAAVMILQSSADPLLAAEALISGILVSSLLRRICRLRFLRHLYKNMLKSPKKKRKRSRMPDSSPFGDSHDEIIYKVQSDDDSKFFTPGTKNFTLAPCNSADRGFTRTAPRQLSDSGSYPSTFHATPERRKFSKSEWETFTRDSTEKALEELVSSPDFSKWVVGNAERITVNPSKGRADQRRKWLFWS
- the LOC132187253 gene encoding uncharacterized protein LOC132187253 yields the protein MGNCQAAEAATVVIQHPGNKVERVYWSVSAHEVMNSNPGHYVAHVVTSPTTKSENGTPLKQLKLLRPDDTLLIGHAYRLISFEDVLKEFAAKKCVKLGKLLEKGGLGFGVGVGVETRRKDSGRCSNTNPKPKFENSGSVKVEQEVHRQGNNGGSSMRGGVGRHHGGGGQWRPALQSIAEVGT